TAGACAATAGACAGTGATAGCCTTAACAATTAAGAAGAGAAAGTGACTCGGACAGACTTTAGGTGAAGTTTGGAAACAATAATTGAGGATCAGTTTGGTCTAACACACAGAACTTAGGTCTGTCTATAGACCAACTCAATTCATTCAAGTTAATTCATCCATGGCTCCCCCGACTCCAAAACTTATTGTATCCATAGACCTGAAGAAGAAGCCTTCGGAACAAGTACTACCTCTTCACAACAGGTGGCATCCAGAAATACCACCAGTTGCAGAGGTCAAGACCGGTGAGATGTTCAGGGTAGAGATGGTAGACTGGACAGGTGGTGCAATTAAAGATGATAATTCCGCAACTGATGTAAAATATGTAGATCTATCAACTGTAagtgtaatattttatttagtaccTAACCTGCTAAAGAGATAACATGCCTATATGTCACATCCAACATAAACTCACAAAAAGAGAAAAGCAAATTTATGCAAAAACCAAACTGCCTATAAGTTGAGCAACTAACACTGATCTCTGAAACTATCCTAGGTTCACTACCTCAGTGGTCCGATAAGAGTTGTGGATAAGGAGGGGACTCCAGCCAAGCCAGGTGATCTTCTAGCAGTTGAAATATGCAACTTGGGTCCTCTGCCAGGAGATGAATGGGGTTTTACAGCAATATTTGATAGAGAAAATGGCGGCGGGTTTCTAACTGATCACTTCCCCTGTGCAACCAAAGCCATTTGGTATTTTGAAGGAATATATGCTTACTCTCCTCATATACCAGGTGAAACTTCTTCACTATATATTCAGTTTTTCGTTCATTTATATACACGATGTGGTGTATCCAAAGATAACACTACTTGGGACAGGGGTGCGGTTTCCAGGTTTAACTCACCCTGGAATAATTGGAACTGCGCCTTCAGCTGAGCTCCTTGACATATGGAATAAGAGGGAAAGAGAGCTTGAAGAAACTGGGCATCAGTCAATGAAATTATGTGAGGTGCTGCATACGCGACCACTGGCAAATCTACCTTCAACAAAAGGATGCCACCTTGGCAAGGTATGCAATAAGCATCTAAAATACTAACCTTGTGCTATAAAAGGCTAACTACCTACTCCTGGAGAAGTACATTAAGATGAGTAATGCAGGAATTTTAATGTGATTGCACATATTTGAATATTACCAAGGCAATTTGTAAAGAATATTGATATTGTAAAATGAACACTAAGTTTTTTGTCTAGATTCAAGGAAAAACTGCTGAATGGGAAAGGATAGCTAATGAGGCAGCTAGGACAATTCCTGGAAGAGAGAATGGAGGAAACTGCGATATAAAAAATCTTAGCAGGGGTTCTAAGATATACCTTCCAGTTTTTGTTGAAGGTGCTAATTTTAGCACGGGAGACATGCACTTCTCACAGGGTGATGGTGAGGTCTCATTCTGTGGGGCAATCGAAATGAGTGGGTTTTTAGAGCTCAGGTGCATTCTTCCTATATCGCTAAATTTGTAAATGCTTTCAGAGTTGCACTCCacataaaagtaattaaaatcaaaatattgaatTAGTAGTcaatcatgtatataatatagaacaacacacaaataaatcatagatAACACATTCGTAGGTATCCAGATCAAAACTTTACAAACTAATGCTTAGTTTAGTTCCTAATCAATTACATTAGCTGCAAGTAGACAACTAAAGCTTTGAGTCTAAGACATCAAAGATATATCATAGAACTAGAGCGAGTCCAGAGAATCTTTCTCAGGATATTCTCCTCTTTAGACCAAGGACTTCATATGATGTAACCAAGTACATTCCAAGACTTTACTACCATACCTCGGAAAAAAAACTCTGTATCTTGAGCTTGTTGTGAAGACAGCCTATCTATCAGACAGGCCTTCATAGCATTTCCAATTTTTATATCAGTGCCTGAAAGAACCTTCATCTCTAAGACTTCTATCACCTCCCAAATTTCTCGAATATCACATCAATATTTTggtttaatattgttttatcaACAGATGGTTAAGCTAGTTAATCCCTCCATGTTATtgctcaaattttatttttaatgttggTGTTAATTTATCTTAGGTGTGAGATCATTAGGGGCGGAATGAAAGAGTACCTGACTCCAATGGGACCCACACCTCTTCATGTAAACCCAATATTCGAAATTGGCCCTGTTGAACCAAGATTTTCAGAATGGCTGGTGTTCGAGGGCATCAGCGTCGATGAGAGTGGAAGACAACATTACCTTGATGCTAGCATCGCTTATAAACGAGCAGTACTTAATGCAATTGACTACCTATCTAGATTTGGGTACACAAAAGAGCAGGTATAAGATTGCTTAACATATATCACCTAAATGATTTATGTTAATAAACACACTCATCTGCATACAATTAAAACACTTTTAACTAGGTACTAAAAGTTCAA
This genomic window from Daucus carota subsp. sativus chromosome 7, DH1 v3.0, whole genome shotgun sequence contains:
- the LOC108196116 gene encoding uncharacterized protein LOC108196116 isoform X2; translation: MAPPTPKLIVSIDLKKKPSEQVLPLHNRWHPEIPPVAEVKTGEMFRVEMVDWTGGAIKDDNSATDVKYVDLSTVHYLSGPIRVVDKEGTPAKPGDLLAVEICNLGPLPGDEWGFTAIFDRENGGGFLTDHFPCATKAIWYFEGIYAYSPHIPGVRFPGLTHPGIIGTAPSAELLDIWNKRERELEETGHQSMKLCEVLHTRPLANLPSTKGCHLGKIQGKTAEWERIANEAARTIPGRENGGNCDIKNLSRGSKIYLPVFVEGANFSTGDMHFSQGDGEVSFCGAIEMSGFLELRCEIIRGGMKEYLTPMGPTPLHVNPIFEIGPVEPRFSEWLVFEGISVDESGRQHYLDASIAYKRAVLNAIDYLSRFGYTKEQVYLLLSCCPCEGRISGIVDAPNAVATLAIPTAIFDQDIRPKASKLPVGPRLVRNPNIPQCTYDGNLPTTKNPCASS
- the LOC108196116 gene encoding uncharacterized protein LOC108196116 isoform X1, translating into MAELGARLVVSIDLKKAAWEQKQPLHNRWHPDIPPVAEVTVGELFRVEMVDFSGGRITKDYSAHDIKYADQSIVHYLSGPIRVVDKEGTPAKPGDLLAVEICNLGPLPGDEWGFTAIFDRENGGGFLTDHFPCATKAIWYFEGIYAYSPHIPGVRFPGLTHPGIIGTAPSAELLDIWNKRERELEETGHQSMKLCEVLHTRPLANLPSTKGCHLGKIQGKTAEWERIANEAARTIPGRENGGNCDIKNLSRGSKIYLPVFVEGANFSTGDMHFSQGDGEVSFCGAIEMSGFLELRCEIIRGGMKEYLTPMGPTPLHVNPIFEIGPVEPRFSEWLVFEGISVDESGRQHYLDASIAYKRAVLNAIDYLSRFGYTKEQVYLLLSCCPCEGRISGIVDAPNAVATLAIPTAIFDQDIRPKASKLPVGPRLVRNPNIPQCTYDGNLPTTKNPCASS